The Centroberyx gerrardi isolate f3 chromosome 8, fCenGer3.hap1.cur.20231027, whole genome shotgun sequence genomic sequence GTGTGACTGGTTGTCATTTTCCTCAGTACCCTTGCAACCGCTAAGAAGCAACCACTAAGAGTTTTCAAGGCCAGTCTTAACCCAGATGACAAATGTTACGTCCATTTCTGACACAGCAAGCATGAAGTTTCCTATCTTCACTTTATGTGGAAAAGGTGGCAGTGTAAACCAAGGAATGGAGGGGGACTGGTATTCTTTTGCACCCTTTGATTAAATTCAGCGGTGTGATGGTCAAAACAatagaacttgaatggatagagagGACACTTCCTAGTGTTTCATGGAAATTTCCTTTGGCACAGCTAACATGGCTTCCATAGAgttttgataatgttgtcatgaacTATGTGTGGACAGAACATGAGACTCTGAAAGTTAGAGTGTTCATCACAACTGCCACTGGAATGTTCATCCAAATGAAgatgttgccatggtaacacatcagctgttttatctctatggtCTCAGGCACCAAATCAACActgatttccatgacaacattatcaaacattcTATGGCAACCATTGTAAGTGTGCCAGCCAAATGACCATTCAGGAGTGTAGActtgaataggaataagcgtTCAATCAATTCACATTCTATGGTCAAAACACAAGGGAGCGGTGGTATCCTCAAGAGAAGCAGGCTTGAGATTGGGAGGTTGTCATGTTGAATCCCTGGACTCTGGGCAGGGGAACTGAACTGAGTAACTGAAATGCTCGCCATCCTCAAAAACTACTATTTAAGCACTGTTGGCCAAGGAAATGAATCCCCAACGGCTGCAATGGAGCTGCTTGATGGGCTTTTCTCAATTGCAATTGTAACTGAGAGAGTATGGTGTTGCTGAACTCAGAGCATGCAAGAAAGATTTAAAACACAACACTAGATTGACAGACAGAACCTACAATGCAACTTTCTTTCCATGACAGTGAATGACTGTTAACTTTCATAACTTTACTTGGTCACCAGGTGGTAGTATAGGCCAAAATAAAATCTGCACAGCCTTACAGCTTTGAACTATATGATCATACCTATTAACTGATGTTTTTTTGGAATGTGAAACATTACCTCTCTGGAATCATGtaattgacattttgtttttaaattgccATGTATGTTGAACTGTTTTAACCCCTTGCTTGGTAAAGTGTGTTGAGACATTGCAAACTTAAAGCACTTTAAACCTGAAACTTACAATCTAATTTAGGCTATACAACACTAATTGTTGTCCCCCTTATTTCAATTGATAGATTCATACTGCACATACAATTGAATAGGTGCAAACTGTGTTACATTTAGGAAGTGTGCATACCATATGTGTTTAATATgtagtaggcctatatgtatatatttgatatgtgtatgtatttgtatgtgtatatgtatatatatctgtGTATAGCAACAAGGGGGGGAAAGGAACaaaagaggggggggaggggattCAACAACATGGGCTCACCTGTGTTACCTAATGACTGTGAAGAATGAATGAGTCACAGATTGAATTTAATGCCTGGATGTATAATGGAGTAATAAGCCATACTTCCAACCCCCTGTAGTTGAGCTGTGATGAgccattatttttctttttactattCCTAGTATTACCTCCAGTATTATCACCATTTTCATTAACATTAAAAATAGTGTATTTTGTGTTGCTTGTCTTTAGTGATTCACTGTCATTGTTACATGTAGTTGTGATGTACTGTACTCTTTGTCAGTTGTCATTGTGTTTTCAAATTAGTTAACTATCTATGTCTATGTGCACATTTTGTGTGGAATTACAAAGTGGCGAAGTATGACTAATGCATCCTCTGAATGTAAAGCAACTATTTCTCAAATGTAGTAAATAGTTATTTATAACCTGGGTATTTCaattaactttttatttttgatgttttatgaTGAACCAGATATTTGAGATTAATTTCTGGATACTATACACAATTGTGGGTAACAAGACCATTAGACTACCATTGTATTCAGAAAGCCATAAACTCATGAATAAACTAGACTGCTCCTCCCCTATGTGTCAGCCCACTCAAAACCAACAAGCCAATGTAACTTGACACAAATCTTCTAAAGCATTGGAAATTCTTTACTTGAGTAAATATGTTTAATGACTATGATGATTGCTTTGCTgtttattcatagtattctcaAGACGTAGCATTCATTTCCAAACATGGTGCATTGCTGTGGTTATGGTTATGACTTAACAATCACCTGTGATTTGATTACAAACAGGTGATGTTTGCAAAATAGAATGGCCCTGATGTGATCAAATGCAACACAAAGTGCACTAATTTGAGACTGGAACGTGTTGCACAGACACAAAGTCGCCAGGTGGTGGcagagtttgttttgtttctagccagaaaataataatgctgtatactgtatattcaagaACAGGGTAGGAGAAATTACTTCCAAAATACAATCTGCTGCAATTACCTGATTACCTGCTTAAAATTGCAACTAGCAGTGTAATCTGATTATTTTCAGAAACTTTGCCTCCAATATCTTCAGCATCATTAAACGGACAATTTATTCCGGTTTACAGTGTAATTTGGACAGTGTTTTTATCATAATCTATAAGCATTGTTCACCATGATTTCAAGTGATGTAAAATTGTGTTAATAATCTCATAACCAAAATTCCCTTTACTTTGAAATGTAAGGAATCCAACCCAGTAactaatctatttttttttcaaaagtacCTATAATCTTATTTTGATGTAGTATTGTAATGCCTGACTTGACGGAAATATTCAATGCATGCAGTCTATCTAAATGAATTTGAAAGGTTACCATTCTGTCAGGAGTTCCTTTAAAGggtcaacaaacaaacaaaacaactcaaAGATTTGGATTAGATTGGATGTTTGAGGAAGCTGGAGCAACACAGGTGAGAATTACAGTTGACCTTGAGGGACTTGTGACCTGTCAGGATATACagagggtggacaaaataaccaAAACACCACATGATAAAGGAGTTTAGCGTTGACGTAACTAAACCACatttacaaaggcagctacataGGCAAATCATATTAAGTTGGATGCCATGCTAGTATGTGTCGGCTTTAAAAGCGGCCTGACAATCATCTAGTTGAGTTTttaaagcaacatgaggcaacaaACAGGGTTCTAAAGGGGCCAAACAGCTGGTGTTTGAATTGCTTTGGTCTCAAAATTGCAAAATTATTTGAAGTTGCAAGGAGAACAGTCtcaaaaatcatgacaacatataCCAAACACAAACTAAATCAGCAAAGAGCAACAGCGGTCTCAAGCCTCAAAATTGACCACAGACTTGAATCAACACCTCTGTGACAGtcccaaaaaaaacctgttaGCTTCACAGACCTGGACACCCTCTGTACCCAAGGCCACCACACAATAATACATAACCTGGTGTAAATGGCACAAAACCTGGACCCCTGAGCAGTGAAAACACTAATACGGTTGGATGAATTGTCTTTAATCCCTTTTCCTACATCCAGACAGGTTTACatttggagaaagccaaaggaTCCCTTCAGCCCACAACGTCCATTACCAACTGTTAAACACGTTGGTGGATCTGGAATGGTCTGGGCAGTCTTCTCATGGGAGTAGTTAAGTCCGATGACTGCTCTGCACGCCATAACTGCCAAGCAATATGAGGCAATTTTACACCCTATGGTGCAAAACACTTTCCCATATTCCCATAGTTAAAGGCCCAGACACACTGCTTAACAAATTCAAGAGGGTTTCATGCTCCCCAGGATGAAGTTTAACGCCTTCCACGGCCTCCCCAATTGCCAGATCTAAACATTACTGAACCTTTATGAGATGTTGTGGAGCGCaaagtgtgaagtagatttccacctctGCATCTGTCAAAAACCTGGAGGCTTTACTTCTTGAAGACGGTCCAACTTGCCACACAGTTCAGGAGTTGTATGACAGCATTCCAAGGTGGACTGAAGCTGTGTGAAGGCAAAGGGAGGCCATAGTCCTTACTGGTAGATGTTTCCATTAGTTTTTCCAGCGATTAGAAGGGATGTATTTCAATAGTTTCAATTAGATGAATCTACACAGgatgtttgttgttttaatggGCTCAATTATACATGCAAAATATGCACAGGTTAAGGAGGCGGGAGTACTCCTGGACAAGAGTTGAGTGGCATTTGTTCAGTTTTATTCAACAGTATATAGAGCAATGCAGATGTTATTATTTTCTCCTAAACGATAGGATGACCCAGCTTAAGCGGTTGCTTGTTTGACTGCTTTGGCACTGAAATGCAAAAGGCTGACATATAGAGGTCATTGGCCGGTAAGACATTTTGatgagaaattaaaaatgattacTGAATATAACTGAGTCTGAGTCATTGTGTCATTTCAGATCAAAAAGATTTCTGAAGCCAAAACATCAGTCTGGCCCTGCCAAATACTACTGTACATCTCCTAcactcacactcaaacacagatcaaacaaaaaaaaaatctcacattATAAAGAATTTATTGCAGGCAAACAATGCTATAAATAATATTTACAAACTATAAAACAACATTCCTTTTTATGGGTTCCACAAATTGCTGGTAAACAGTCTTTAAGTCTGGAGTTAAAATCAATCCCCATTGCAGTTGAATATGTCACACTGACCGTTATAAAACTACAAGAGGGGTAGATATTTAAAGCTACATTCAGGAGACAAATTGGATGCATACCAGTCTCAGAATCGTGAAACATATTCTGTCAACAAAATTTCTTAAAATGTTAATTTGAACCCCCAAAaggaagagcaaaaaaaaaacggtttTGCCTGTGTTTACTGGCCAGTCTGAATGAATTtaagtatttgtgtttgttagttTTATAAACCACCTTCCAAAATGCATAATAGGGTACTTGACTTAAGATTTACAATGGACAAATAGCCTTGAAAACAGCCTTGAATATTGGCAACCCGATAAGAGACATAAATTCATAAAACTGGAGATAGAATATGACTGTATATGCACTGTATGTAGAAAAACAAGCACCTCTTCCATCTACACTGCATTTCACAGAGAGATTTTCCATCTCCAAAATTTTGTGCCTGTGTCCCTCGCAATGACCCCCTGATATAGTCTTCTGgctcaaagttttttttttgcttaaaaaaacccaaaacaaaaccaaaagttAGTATTAAATTATGCACACATTTGATGAAACCTATCTGCCATTCAGAAAAGAACGCTCAAACTCCACAGCACACAGTTTCCCTCGTGGCATTAGGTTTAAGAGTGAAGGAAAGAAGTGTTTCTAAaagaattaaaaacaacaaaaagagaaCTTCAAGTCAGAATAGTCTGAATACCTCAACATTGAGAAAAATTATCCTGTTGATTGTCCCATTTTCTAACCAACATTgccagaacaaaaacaaactgcttGCTAAAATGCTTGCTTGCGGTAAAATAAAAAGCAGAAACCTATCCAATGCAAGTTTTCTTTGATTTTTCCCCCCATCACAAACATCCCAGCAAGCTGAGTAGAAAAGGTACAGTTATGTGCCTGTTCAGTCtctcacagctctctctctctctctctctctcatgtcatTGTCGTCGTTTTCTCTCCGATTCTAAACAAAAGCTCTCATAAGCTTCTTCAATCTCAGGCTCCATCTCATCGTCATAGTCGCATCTGTGAACACAAAAAAGGAGTGATTTTGAGTCACCGATTTCACTTTGGGCTCTACACCTTTCAGACAAATGTGTTCCTGTGTAGGAGCGCACGGCTGTTCCGACGCTTCGAGTAACTGCTAAACGAGGATTAACACAACCAACGTGCAGGTGCAtgttacatatacacacagagacacacaaacacaagcacacagacagaaacacacacacacacagagttctgaGTGAGTGGACAGTAGGAGCAAGCTTAGCCCTCTTTCACACCCATCTGCTGACTAATCTGAATCTAAGGCCCTGGTTGCCCCTGTTGCATTGTGGGGCAGTCAATCACATCCACCAAGCTCAGAGGGGCCCACAGGTCAATGTCCGCACACAGACATGGTCATGTGACCAGTGTGAAGTTGCCATCCAGTCACATGACCAGAGTCACAGAGTTTAACTTCTATATATTCTATATCTATTGTGGTCAGAATGAAATCAAAATAGAATGACAGACAGCCCAGATGATTCCTGAAAATCAGTGTGTTAGCAGTAATTAGCATTTAGTTTGCCATCCAGGAAACGAGCAAACCATAGTCATGCATGAAAAACTTAGTGCTTGAGTTTCATTCAATCTGGCCATACCCAGCATATGACAATGGCATCAGTTAGCCAGTGACCCTGGTGACCCAGAGAGTATTACGCAATTGTCTCTACAGAGTAGCACTCTACAACCACAGATGGGGGGGCTGGCCTTTGCAATATGCACAGACTACTAGAATTATCCCAACTCTTCACTGTGATTACACTGTGACTGCATGCTTAGTATTTGTACtcattacattgcattacattacgtcatttagcagatgtttttgttttttgtgtgtactCACGTGTCACTTCCACTTCCATTTTCCTCATAAAGGTCAGGGAAATAGTCCTCTCGGTCCAGAATCTCTTGGTATTTCTCAGAATATTCTGcaaaagcagagagagcaaCATACATAAGTGGCTGCAACATGGctgaaaatgttttctgtttaaAGCAGGAGTGGGCAAACTTTTTGGATATGAGATCCACTTTATCAATGACTAGGGTGAGGTGACTTACCTGTGCCAGGCAAGCAGATACAGTAAAAAGTATGACTATTCATAACAAGAATTATGCAAGCAGGGAATAACTAAATATAATTTCATTCTAATAATAAAGAACTGATTCTGGCTATTTGAGGAGACAATTTATAAACTGGTATTTGTAtctaaaataatatttaaaaatatagccgcaagcagcCATTAGTGGTGTCCAAGCCTATGGGGTGAATGATTTGACAGAGACAATATAAGCTATGGAAAAGTTCTACATCTCAACGATACAACATTCCGGTAATAGTGCTgcaactgcaggtgaaatgtTGCCCAACATATTTTCATTTGGAGAAATTGCCAATTTGTCCTGATTGTGCTGCTATACAGCATGACCAAATGTGGTTCGATGCACTTTGAGGCCCCTTGCAAACAGGTAGGCCTGTGTGAAGTTTGGATGGTCGAGCATTAAGCATTTAGAAAATATATCCCCCCcctcctgtttgtgtgtcttcgTCATCAAATTTATTTATGCGTCAAGGCCAAACAGTTATGAGTGTCAAAAGTCTGACCATGGAGAGGTGAGATCATTCTCAGCTATTGTCTGGTTCCGACCTGTTCCATCTTTTTAcgcttctattttttttctacctACGCGAGTAAATGCACCATTTACAACCCAGTATTTGGGTGCAATATCTCTATTAACCACACAATAGTTGAGAATGATCCCATCTCTCCATGGTGCCCGTGATCAACCAGCAGGCACAATGTGATTGACATGTAGACTGACCTGTAGATTGCAAACCCCAGGCTGACCGCCCCTGGTCTGAAGACATCAAAGATACCTTGAACATGTTTAAAATGCTCACCTGGGTCTGCTGCTGTGAAAGGAGTGCCATCTGCCGTGTAGAACGTGGGCTCATTCTGAGAGGGGAAAACACACTGCAATGACCACCAGAAGAACAGCGACcataaaaatagtaaaaatgggGAGCGTGGTCCATATCACACTCACCATGAAGTAGTTGGGGTCATTGTCTGGCGTGGCGTTgctggctgcagcagcagcatgcacTCTGCCCCAGTCACTGGATCTCAACTCCACTAGTTTCAAAAGCATCTGTCTTACATCCCTGAGGAGAAACGAGTAGTCCTATCACAAAATTATACACAGGGTTTCCATTAGGGTgagaccgatatatcaggccaatatcGGCCATTTATTACGCGGCGGAAATCGGCCAGTCATGTCGTCCACCACCGACATGATGGATGCTCCTCCCTGACCGCAGCTATATAaaatttaaaggcctaatgcgTCCTAGAGGTGTCAGGAACTCGTATCGTACGAACTCTAGTTCCTACATGCATTATTTCTCCAGATTTTAACTTCTTGAATCAATGTGAACATTTTGGTTTGTGTTCCACATGATGTATGCCCATGACAGCTGGGCAATGTGATTGTCAACTAGGCCATATCGCTCCATTGCTGAAGATTCTTCTCAACAAATACCATGGCAGCAGGTCTATAACAACATAAAATGTGctttcacactgaaaaacatgatTATTTATTACTGTTCCTGACTTATTTGTGCAACTCCAAAACGTCAAGGCCTGAAAATGGATCAAATTAAATTTCCATACTTATTCAGACTTTCCAAACCTACATAAGAACCCTGCATAATAATATATCTGCACACCATAAGCTTCACCAGGCTCCATGTTATCCACTTAACATTAGCTTAAACAAAAACCAGCCCAGCACTTGCACAAGACAGAgtcacatagacatacacacacctgctgcaggTGGCATCCAGTACAATGTTTTCTATTCTGTGGACCAGCTCTTGCATGTCTGATTTCCCACTGTCTTTCCACGCGTCCTCCAGGATCGAGCCCGTCAGCTGCAAAGCAAAAACACATTCTCATTACCCATCCTCCCTCAGCAGTAAAACTACCTGGCAGGCCTGGAGTACCATGTGACCACTGACTGTAAGTGTTGTCTGAGGAAGTTTTGTGACCTTAAGCAGTTTGACAGCACAGATGAGGTTCGAATCCACCGGATTGGAGAAAAGAGCGTTCAGCAGTTCTCTCAGAGCAGTGAGGAGGATCTCAGCTCGATTCGGAGGCCCTTTCCCACTCTTCACctgaacaaacacaaaacagttcTTCTCAAACTCACCTGGCTGACACAATGGAAAGGTTACAATTACTCTCTTGCAGATGAAAAAagaagatagaaaaaaaagatttaagaaAAAACCTTACAGATAACCAGACAAGTGAGTGGGACCTCCTACCTCCAGGTTAAGGTAGAGCTCTCCCAGAAAGAGCACAAAGGAGTGGAATTTCTTCTGAGTCTCCGGCTCTCCTCGTACTGCTGCATCCCTCTGC encodes the following:
- the paip1 gene encoding polyadenylate-binding protein-interacting protein 1, with amino-acid sequence MNENFDRAPGAGRARTHPTSPGLSSPGDGDTKTSLFNQREPLRQPRTSPPLAENNISTTNDLACGDTRRQSKPQQSAYNNSTSAFKGCNVDALVKSSKLSASAPEFVPSGCNQYEDPTFYDDSENYYGEATLADMVADFLGHLSSSPGSFESDVEYITSMLNSWVTTEETLQELVELIYTQSTAIPNFSYTGARLCNYLSHHLAVSPPSGTFRQLLLKRCRTEFEQRDAAVRGEPETQKKFHSFVLFLGELYLNLEVKSGKGPPNRAEILLTALRELLNALFSNPVDSNLICAVKLLKLTGSILEDAWKDSGKSDMQELVHRIENIVLDATCSRDVRQMLLKLVELRSSDWGRVHAAAAASNATPDNDPNYFMNEPTFYTADGTPFTAADPEYSEKYQEILDREDYFPDLYEENGSGSDTCDYDDEMEPEIEEAYESFCLESERKRRQ